In Spirobacillus cienkowskii, a genomic segment contains:
- a CDS encoding thiolase family protein, with translation MVINESQEQNFKKSNSAKGARVAVISTLRTPFVKSFGVFEQETALSLSLRVASEIIARTGVEASDIDECIWGVVIPQTKNANLAREIVLFSGLPTNIAGFTLNKACTSSLQTVEIACDRILLGKNALVLAGGVEVLSDVPIPFSDEARRFLTKMSRARSLKERLSLIASVSPKWFLPKAPALAEPFTGLTMGEHAEIMAVKNNISRARQDDLAFKSHNNAAKAAESSYFNDEIIPVWSGKDKSIFVDKDNMVRADSSLESLAKLKPVFDRKNGTITAGNASPLTDGAAAVLLASESYVAEKKLPTLGYVLDFVTVAVDPNDQLLIGPAYAIPQLLKRNNLKKDDVGVYEIHEAFAGQVLSCLDCMNNETFCKEKLGMPVFGVIPPEKLNIQGGAIAIGHPFGATGARLIGNALRIAKRKNAKYAVVAVCAAGGMGMAVLLESKL, from the coding sequence ATGGTCATTAACGAGAGCCAAGAGCAAAATTTTAAAAAAAGCAATAGCGCAAAAGGAGCACGAGTTGCTGTTATTAGTACTCTAAGAACTCCGTTTGTAAAATCTTTTGGAGTATTTGAACAAGAAACCGCACTATCATTAAGTTTGCGCGTGGCAAGCGAGATTATTGCTCGAACAGGAGTAGAGGCAAGTGATATTGACGAATGCATTTGGGGTGTGGTGATTCCTCAAACAAAAAACGCAAACTTGGCAAGAGAAATTGTGTTGTTTTCTGGGCTGCCAACAAATATTGCAGGGTTTACTTTAAATAAAGCCTGCACGTCGTCGTTACAAACTGTAGAAATTGCGTGTGATCGAATTTTACTTGGTAAAAATGCTCTTGTTTTAGCTGGAGGAGTTGAGGTTTTATCGGATGTTCCAATTCCTTTTTCTGATGAAGCAAGACGATTTTTAACCAAAATGTCACGCGCGCGTTCTTTAAAAGAAAGACTTTCTCTCATTGCATCTGTAAGCCCAAAATGGTTTTTGCCGAAAGCCCCAGCGCTTGCAGAGCCTTTTACAGGTTTAACAATGGGTGAACATGCAGAAATTATGGCTGTAAAAAATAATATTTCTCGTGCAAGACAAGACGATCTTGCATTTAAAAGTCATAATAATGCTGCAAAAGCAGCAGAATCAAGCTATTTTAACGATGAAATTATTCCTGTTTGGTCTGGTAAAGATAAAAGTATTTTTGTTGATAAAGATAATATGGTGAGAGCAGATTCTTCATTAGAATCATTGGCAAAATTAAAACCTGTGTTTGATAGAAAAAATGGAACAATCACCGCGGGCAATGCAAGCCCATTGACTGATGGTGCAGCTGCTGTGTTGCTTGCAAGCGAGTCTTATGTTGCAGAAAAAAAACTTCCAACTTTAGGCTACGTGTTAGATTTTGTCACTGTGGCAGTTGATCCTAATGATCAGCTTTTAATAGGTCCTGCTTATGCAATTCCGCAATTGTTAAAACGAAATAATCTTAAAAAAGATGACGTTGGTGTTTATGAAATTCATGAAGCCTTTGCCGGACAGGTGTTAAGTTGTTTGGATTGCATGAATAATGAAACATTTTGCAAAGAAAAATTAGGCATGCCCGTGTTTGGTGTCATTCCTCCAGAAAAATTAAATATTCAAGGTGGTGCAATTGCAATTGGGCATCCGTTTGGTGCAACAGGAGCGCGACTTATTGGCAATGCATTACGCATAGCAAAAAGAAAAAATGCCAAATACGCAGTTGTCGCTGTTTGTGCCGCCGGTGGTATGGGTATGGCTGTTTTGCTAGAGTCAAAGTTATAA
- a CDS encoding 3-hydroxyacyl-CoA dehydrogenase NAD-binding domain-containing protein, whose translation MVLNLTSKSKILHFSMRDDICIIDMNDESKAVNSFTVPLLEDLDENLPKIFSYEKLQGVVVTSSKKNCFAAGADISIFDTFTSQQAGETASQELHRIVGYFANSKVPTIAAIHGTCLGGGLELSLACHYRICTTHRSTQLGLPEVQLGILPGGGGTQRLPRLIGIAPALDLILTGKKVDGKKALKLGLVDDLVPDNQLLEKAIAMCKQNKNKKRLLPSSLGIVSSMQGQFDMQKIALEGNPLGRFVISKQSRSMIMKSTKGKYPAPLKALESVMCGVEMPIEKGLKLEAKLFGELVVSEESRSLVHVFRIMTAAKKNPYSKQVQETAMRDYTAPLELGSASVGVLGAGLMGSGIATVLADKSIRAVMIDRESGGLQRGLKSVSSYFEDRFKKKRLKWFERDSKIYRVSPSLNYSALKTSAIVIEAVFEDLKIKHDVLKKCEEIIPNSNFIFATNTSSLPIASIAAKAKKPENVVGMHFFSPVPKMPLVEIITSEKTSPVAASAVFDLASIMGKQIIVVGDGPGFYTTRILAFQIAEALNIVAEGARIEDVDNALEKFGMPVGPITLLDEVGIDVGEHIIKVLNNAFSDRLKVPNEIDSISTEGRKGRKNNKGFYVYENGKKDKPDSSIYNNFATERVNFDLQDIVDRCVYVFLNEAARCFDEKIIRSEDDGDLGAIFGLGFPPFLGEPFHYAKVLGKKNVKEKLKELSKKYGKRFEPAHYWDA comes from the coding sequence ATGGTGCTAAATTTAACTTCTAAGTCTAAAATTCTGCATTTTTCGATGCGTGATGATATTTGTATTATAGATATGAATGATGAAAGCAAAGCTGTTAATAGTTTTACTGTTCCTTTATTAGAAGATTTGGATGAAAATCTGCCAAAAATTTTTTCTTATGAAAAATTACAAGGCGTTGTTGTTACATCATCAAAGAAAAATTGTTTTGCTGCTGGAGCTGACATTTCTATTTTTGATACGTTTACAAGCCAACAAGCTGGCGAAACGGCAAGTCAAGAACTTCATCGCATTGTTGGTTACTTTGCAAATTCTAAAGTTCCAACAATTGCCGCAATTCATGGGACATGTTTGGGTGGTGGTTTAGAATTATCTTTAGCATGTCATTACAGAATTTGTACCACGCATCGTAGCACGCAACTGGGTTTGCCTGAGGTGCAATTGGGAATATTACCAGGCGGCGGCGGAACACAAAGGTTGCCGCGATTAATCGGTATTGCTCCTGCCTTAGATTTAATTTTAACCGGTAAAAAAGTTGATGGAAAAAAAGCATTAAAGCTTGGCTTAGTGGATGATCTTGTGCCAGACAATCAGCTATTAGAAAAAGCGATTGCCATGTGCAAGCAAAATAAAAATAAAAAAAGACTGTTACCTTCTTCTTTAGGCATTGTTTCTTCAATGCAAGGTCAGTTTGATATGCAAAAGATTGCATTAGAGGGCAATCCTCTAGGTCGCTTTGTGATTTCAAAACAAAGTCGTAGCATGATCATGAAAAGCACTAAGGGTAAGTATCCCGCACCTCTAAAAGCGCTAGAAAGTGTGATGTGTGGCGTTGAAATGCCGATTGAAAAAGGATTAAAGCTTGAAGCAAAACTGTTTGGTGAGCTAGTGGTGAGCGAAGAAAGTCGCTCTTTGGTGCATGTATTTAGAATTATGACTGCTGCCAAGAAAAATCCATATTCAAAACAAGTGCAAGAAACTGCAATGCGCGATTACACTGCACCGCTTGAGCTTGGTAGTGCGTCGGTGGGTGTTTTGGGTGCTGGTTTAATGGGAAGTGGAATTGCTACTGTTCTTGCTGACAAAAGTATTCGGGCGGTGATGATTGACAGAGAATCTGGCGGACTGCAACGCGGGTTAAAATCAGTCAGTAGTTACTTTGAAGATCGTTTTAAGAAAAAACGTTTAAAGTGGTTTGAGCGAGATTCAAAAATTTATCGTGTAAGCCCATCGTTAAATTATTCTGCACTAAAAACTTCGGCAATTGTGATTGAAGCAGTTTTTGAAGATTTAAAAATAAAGCATGATGTTTTAAAAAAATGTGAAGAAATTATTCCCAATTCAAATTTTATTTTTGCAACCAATACCAGTAGTTTGCCAATTGCGAGTATTGCAGCAAAGGCAAAAAAGCCAGAAAATGTTGTGGGTATGCACTTTTTTTCGCCTGTACCTAAAATGCCTCTTGTCGAAATTATTACTAGTGAAAAAACCTCGCCCGTGGCGGCGTCGGCTGTGTTTGATTTGGCATCTATAATGGGCAAACAGATTATTGTTGTGGGCGATGGTCCAGGTTTTTACACGACACGCATTCTTGCTTTTCAAATTGCAGAAGCGTTAAATATTGTTGCAGAAGGTGCAAGAATTGAAGATGTTGATAACGCACTCGAAAAATTTGGTATGCCTGTTGGTCCTATTACTTTACTCGATGAAGTGGGGATTGATGTAGGAGAGCATATTATTAAAGTGCTAAATAATGCATTTTCTGATCGACTTAAGGTTCCAAATGAAATTGATTCTATTTCTACAGAAGGACGTAAGGGGCGCAAAAATAATAAAGGTTTTTATGTTTATGAAAATGGTAAAAAAGATAAACCTGATTCTTCGATTTATAATAACTTTGCCACAGAACGTGTAAATTTTGATTTGCAAGACATTGTTGATCGTTGCGTGTATGTATTTTTAAATGAAGCCGCGCGTTGTTTTGATGAAAAAATAATTCGTTCCGAAGACGATGGTGATTTGGGTGCGATATTTGGCTTGGGTTTTCCGCCATTTCTTGGTGAACCGTTTCATTACGCCAAAGTTTTGGGTAAGAAAAATGTAAAAGAAAAGCTAAAAGAACTGAGCAAAAAATATGGCAAGCGTTTTGAGCCGGCGCATTATTGGGATGCGTAG
- the hrpB gene encoding ATP-dependent helicase HrpB, producing the protein MITTKNQLPIDSLLDKIVNLIQNSNSLIIQAAPGAGKTTRVPQALLNIFKQQIIVLEPRRIAARLSAMRVSEELGEPCGNTVGYQIRFTKLENEHTKIKYITEGLFTRLVFADLYLKNISCVVIDEFHERHLHTDIALMLVKLLQKTLRPDLKLIIMSATLDVTELKKYLPEASTIVSEGKNYPVTINFSTAEECNKPLPFQVLNAVNKLLNHQECPGDILVFLPGLFEIKRCAETLKEHVSNSQIEIFTLNADTPISEQEKIFSKLNKKKIILATNVAETSVTIDGITGVIDSGLARIAGHANWSGLPTLDVQKISQASCIQRAGRAGRTQAGIAIRLFSEYDYTMRPQFHKPEIQRTDIAQQILELKILELKFKEHYNFSSYEKDNFFPWFDPPPPNNIQSSVLLLKRLKALDDEENITEIGKKIAQYPLHTRLGCLLVTGKQKNLLPQTIAVVSLINERMILKKGAEAPDIGHSDIEFQLNLLNKIYNKEKLSENIKNKIDFSAVKRVEAIINYLCSMFKVSFHLCYQKIDHESLSLILLSGYCDRVAQFRKQSSKNTLNKKELNLCLGGGALLSSSSVTHNTEFLLAIDAEESSLALSQAEASQIRICHGIEPEILIAAPDEFLSQTEEYSWDSANQRVRGYNKTLYGKLVLEEQPIKKYNSHFEDLLKKQLTTQWPKPFDNDDDLQFLKNRIHLAEQLGYNLTIKQFTDDDFKTLIEFICENKKSFAEILEKDLQQYLDDFLNEDDKKILSELFPSYIKIGKGRKVKVHYETNKTPWIASRLQDFFGTVETPKIGKGTIPVVVHLLAPNMQAIQVTQDLKGFWERAYFDVKKELSRKYPRHLWPDNPKTAEPPELHHKKQKKI; encoded by the coding sequence ATGATTACCACTAAAAATCAGCTTCCCATTGATTCTCTTTTAGATAAAATTGTAAATTTAATTCAAAATTCAAATTCTCTTATTATTCAGGCTGCACCAGGAGCTGGTAAAACAACCCGTGTGCCACAAGCACTGCTCAATATTTTCAAACAACAAATTATTGTGTTAGAGCCACGCCGCATTGCTGCAAGGCTTTCTGCAATGCGCGTGAGTGAAGAACTTGGTGAGCCATGTGGCAATACCGTAGGGTATCAAATTCGTTTTACAAAATTAGAAAACGAACACACTAAAATTAAATATATTACCGAAGGGTTATTTACCCGCCTGGTGTTTGCAGACCTTTATTTAAAAAATATTTCATGCGTTGTTATTGATGAATTTCATGAAAGACATTTGCACACAGACATTGCCTTAATGCTTGTTAAGTTATTGCAAAAAACGTTACGACCAGATTTAAAACTAATTATCATGTCTGCTACTCTTGACGTTACCGAATTAAAAAAATATCTCCCCGAAGCCAGTACAATTGTTTCCGAAGGCAAAAACTATCCTGTTACAATAAATTTTTCTACGGCAGAAGAATGCAATAAACCCCTGCCTTTTCAAGTTTTAAATGCAGTGAATAAGTTACTCAATCACCAAGAATGCCCTGGAGATATTCTTGTTTTTTTACCAGGTTTGTTTGAAATCAAACGCTGCGCAGAAACTTTAAAAGAGCACGTATCAAACTCTCAGATTGAAATTTTTACTTTAAACGCCGATACCCCAATTTCTGAACAAGAAAAAATTTTTTCTAAATTAAATAAAAAGAAAATTATTTTAGCAACCAACGTTGCCGAAACTTCCGTTACCATTGATGGGATAACAGGTGTTATTGACTCTGGTTTAGCAAGAATTGCTGGGCATGCAAATTGGAGCGGACTCCCAACACTCGATGTGCAAAAAATCAGTCAAGCTTCGTGCATTCAACGTGCTGGGCGCGCAGGCAGAACCCAAGCAGGTATCGCGATTCGACTGTTTTCCGAATACGATTACACCATGCGGCCGCAGTTTCATAAACCCGAAATTCAGCGCACAGACATTGCACAACAAATTCTTGAATTAAAAATATTAGAACTTAAATTTAAAGAACATTACAATTTTTCATCTTATGAAAAAGATAATTTTTTTCCATGGTTTGACCCTCCTCCGCCAAATAATATTCAATCCAGCGTTTTATTATTAAAAAGACTCAAAGCACTTGATGACGAAGAAAACATCACAGAAATAGGAAAAAAAATTGCACAATATCCTTTGCACACACGATTAGGTTGTTTACTTGTAACAGGTAAACAAAAAAATTTACTACCACAAACAATTGCAGTAGTTTCTTTAATTAATGAACGGATGATTCTTAAAAAAGGCGCTGAGGCTCCAGATATTGGACACTCTGATATTGAATTTCAGCTTAATTTATTAAATAAAATTTATAATAAAGAAAAGCTTTCAGAAAATATTAAAAATAAAATTGATTTTTCTGCAGTTAAAAGAGTAGAAGCAATAATAAATTATCTTTGTTCTATGTTTAAAGTTTCGTTTCATTTATGTTATCAAAAAATTGATCATGAGTCATTAAGCCTTATTTTACTTTCTGGATATTGCGATCGCGTTGCGCAATTTCGCAAACAAAGTAGCAAAAATACTTTAAATAAAAAAGAATTAAATCTTTGCTTAGGTGGCGGCGCATTGCTAAGCTCATCGAGCGTAACACACAACACCGAATTTTTACTTGCCATTGATGCAGAAGAGTCGTCACTTGCGCTGTCTCAAGCGGAAGCGAGTCAAATAAGAATATGTCATGGAATCGAACCAGAAATATTGATTGCAGCACCCGATGAATTTTTATCACAAACCGAAGAGTATTCTTGGGATTCTGCAAACCAAAGAGTACGCGGTTATAATAAAACCCTTTATGGCAAACTCGTGTTAGAAGAACAGCCAATTAAAAAATACAATAGTCATTTTGAGGATCTTCTGAAAAAGCAACTCACCACGCAGTGGCCCAAACCTTTTGACAACGATGATGATTTGCAGTTTTTAAAAAATCGTATTCATTTAGCAGAGCAATTAGGGTATAATCTTACAATTAAACAATTTACTGATGACGATTTTAAAACATTAATTGAGTTTATTTGTGAAAATAAAAAAAGTTTTGCCGAAATTTTAGAAAAAGACTTGCAACAGTATTTAGACGATTTTTTAAATGAAGACGATAAAAAAATACTTTCAGAACTTTTTCCAAGCTATATTAAAATTGGCAAAGGCCGAAAAGTAAAAGTACATTACGAAACCAACAAAACCCCGTGGATAGCCTCTCGGCTGCAAGATTTTTTTGGCACAGTTGAAACCCCTAAAATTGGCAAAGGCACCATTCCTGTGGTTGTGCATTTACTTGCTCCCAACATGCAAGCGATTCAAGTGACTCAAGACTTAAAAGGATTTTGGGAGAGGGCGTATTTTGATGTTAAAAAAGAACTTTCGCGCAAATACCCCCGTCATTTGTGGCCAGATAATCCCAAAACTGCAGAACCACCAGAATTGCATCATAAAAAACAGAAAAAAATTTAA
- a CDS encoding YebC/PmpR family DNA-binding transcriptional regulator: protein MGRHNTIAGRMASSAAAKARLFTKLAREIMVAARSGSDINTNSALRTAVNKAKDNSMPKDNIERAIKKGSGEMTGMSFEEITYEGYGPNGSAIMVEVLTDNRNRTHPELRRIFQKHGGNLGEMGVVAWIFKKRGVFVVDVNKVSEDKIMEIALDAGAEDIETNDGFSTIYSEVPYFNQLREALITAEIPFEKAGLELIPDNFVNLKDEQARQALELIDKLEEHDDVQNVYHNFEIEE from the coding sequence ATGGGACGTCACAATACAATTGCTGGTCGCATGGCATCAAGTGCTGCGGCAAAGGCAAGACTTTTTACAAAACTCGCGCGGGAAATTATGGTTGCTGCTCGATCTGGAAGCGACATCAATACAAACTCAGCCTTACGAACTGCGGTAAACAAAGCAAAAGATAACAGCATGCCTAAAGACAACATCGAACGAGCCATTAAAAAAGGGTCGGGCGAAATGACAGGAATGAGTTTTGAGGAGATCACATACGAAGGCTATGGACCTAATGGCTCTGCAATTATGGTTGAAGTTTTAACAGACAACAGAAATCGCACTCATCCAGAACTGAGAAGAATTTTTCAAAAGCATGGTGGCAATTTGGGAGAAATGGGTGTCGTTGCTTGGATTTTTAAAAAACGTGGTGTTTTTGTTGTTGATGTTAATAAAGTATCTGAAGATAAAATAATGGAAATTGCACTCGATGCAGGAGCAGAAGACATCGAAACCAACGACGGTTTTTCAACTATTTATAGTGAAGTGCCTTATTTTAATCAACTTCGCGAAGCACTTATTACGGCAGAAATTCCATTTGAAAAAGCGGGACTTGAGCTTATTCCCGATAATTTTGTAAATTTAAAAGACGAACAAGCTAGACAAGCATTAGAACTTATAGATAAACTTGAAGAACATGATGATGTTCAAAATGTTTATCATAATTTTGAGATTGAAGAATAA
- a CDS encoding TatD family hydrolase: protein MHLIDTHCHLVSDKLKSSLPEIIQRAEQAGVKKIINIAYDPNTIQLAQEQLHFSNIIFTTLGIQPHDAATFSIAEAEKVRNIAKQNNRVVGIGEIGLDGHYKLSPMDKQIECFEYFLEIALDLKLPVVVHVRETFEDVYSRLKHYTAKGLTGVIHCFTGTLSEAKKFLDCNLYLSFSGIVTFKNAVELQNVAKIVPNDRILIETDSPYLAPVPLRGKINEPANIAHTCEFIANLRNMDAVQFSKLTANNAESLFFRMR, encoded by the coding sequence ATGCATTTGATTGATACCCATTGTCACCTTGTCTCTGATAAACTCAAAAGCTCTCTTCCAGAAATTATTCAGCGCGCAGAACAAGCGGGGGTGAAAAAAATTATAAATATTGCCTACGACCCTAATACCATTCAACTTGCGCAAGAACAACTGCATTTTTCTAACATCATTTTTACAACTTTAGGAATTCAACCGCACGATGCTGCCACATTTTCAATTGCCGAAGCAGAAAAAGTGCGCAACATCGCCAAACAAAACAATAGAGTTGTTGGCATTGGAGAAATTGGGCTTGATGGCCATTATAAATTGTCACCTATGGACAAACAAATTGAATGCTTTGAGTATTTTCTTGAAATTGCTCTTGATCTCAAACTACCCGTTGTGGTTCATGTTCGAGAAACATTTGAAGACGTGTATAGTCGACTCAAGCACTACACAGCAAAAGGATTAACGGGAGTGATTCATTGCTTTACAGGTACGTTAAGTGAAGCAAAAAAATTTTTAGACTGCAATTTGTATCTTTCTTTTTCTGGAATTGTGACGTTTAAAAACGCCGTAGAACTACAAAATGTTGCAAAAATAGTGCCAAATGATCGAATTTTAATAGAAACTGATAGTCCTTATTTAGCCCCTGTGCCATTGCGTGGCAAAATAAACGAACCAGCCAATATTGCACATACCTGTGAATTTATCGCTAACCTAAGAAACATGGATGCTGTACAATTTTCTAAATTAACAGCCAATAATGCAGAAAGTTTGTTTTTTAGGATGCGGTGA
- a CDS encoding Rpn family recombination-promoting nuclease/putative transposase yields MFQTESVDIFDPKVDSIFKKIFGEKQELFIDLVNSVFANKNEKLVKSVTFVNSSLPKNMANGKECFLDVLAELDDGSKINIEMQVAPEKHYVKRSLYYWSSLYSNQLENGNHYKGLNRCVCINIINFNLFPENNSYHRMLSVLDVDNHEIVAPDLEIHYLIIPKMPKGMYNGSMTRLEKWLLFFQAKNKKVFEELAMQDRLFEQAKETLYFLSHHPEERAAYTQRLKYLLDTASRIDEAEARGEARGEARGEARGEARGEARGEHKKALEFAKMLKARDFSMTDIINMTKLTPEEVENL; encoded by the coding sequence ATGTTCCAAACCGAATCTGTCGATATTTTTGACCCCAAAGTGGATTCCATCTTCAAAAAGATTTTTGGCGAAAAACAAGAACTTTTTATTGACCTTGTTAATAGTGTATTTGCCAACAAAAACGAAAAATTGGTAAAATCTGTTACCTTTGTAAATTCTTCTCTGCCAAAAAATATGGCCAACGGTAAAGAATGCTTTTTGGATGTTCTTGCTGAACTCGATGACGGCAGCAAAATCAATATTGAAATGCAGGTTGCACCAGAAAAACATTATGTCAAAAGAAGTTTGTATTATTGGAGCAGTTTGTATTCCAACCAATTAGAAAATGGAAATCATTACAAAGGCTTAAATCGCTGCGTGTGTATTAATATTATAAACTTTAACCTCTTCCCCGAAAACAACAGCTATCATAGAATGTTGTCTGTTTTAGATGTCGATAACCACGAAATTGTTGCCCCAGACCTCGAAATCCATTATTTAATTATACCCAAAATGCCTAAAGGCATGTATAATGGCAGTATGACAAGGCTTGAAAAATGGTTACTTTTCTTTCAAGCTAAAAACAAAAAAGTGTTCGAGGAACTCGCTATGCAAGATAGATTATTTGAACAAGCAAAAGAAACTTTGTACTTTTTGAGTCATCATCCCGAAGAAAGAGCCGCATACACCCAACGCTTAAAATATTTGCTAGACACCGCTTCTCGAATTGATGAAGCTGAAGCTAGGGGAGAAGCTAGGGGCGAAGCTAGAGGTGAAGCTAGGGGCGAAGCTAGAGGTGAAGCTAGAGGTGAGCATAAAAAAGCACTTGAGTTTGCAAAAATGTTAAAGGCCAGAGACTTCTCAATGACAGATATTATTAATATGACTAAACTCACCCCAGAAGAAGTGGAAAATCTTTAA
- a CDS encoding encapsulin: protein MQDSIFLEEQLKVIIPQACKTKFPGLTAKEVFPIDYSDGDGVDIIEWCSFKERNISKILERYAAKDTPRVDVSKKNFIEVFSVRSSFSYSIDEIKKAQRTGVSLDAKKVVLALKENAKIIEKLAFKGDEQLGTQGILNHSTIPRFAPLQNSLGKTSWKEKTSQEKLNDLNEMFNTITKTTNEMETPDSVALASDLYNTLHDTPYSDTDAIPIIEIFKQSKPEIKNIYKVPYFNKAGENGSDVIMFFKKDPQKIVLKIPHETEFLPIQAHRLEYVIFTRLRVAGVVVFEPLSCLIGEGF from the coding sequence ATGCAAGATTCAATTTTTTTAGAAGAACAATTAAAGGTTATTATCCCACAAGCATGCAAAACAAAATTTCCAGGATTAACTGCTAAAGAGGTTTTTCCGATTGATTATTCTGATGGAGACGGTGTAGATATTATTGAGTGGTGTTCTTTTAAAGAAAGAAATATTTCAAAAATATTGGAAAGATATGCTGCGAAAGATACTCCTCGCGTGGATGTCAGCAAAAAAAATTTTATTGAAGTTTTTTCTGTTCGGAGCTCTTTTTCTTATAGCATTGATGAGATAAAAAAAGCACAACGTACTGGCGTTTCTTTAGATGCAAAAAAAGTAGTCCTTGCTTTAAAAGAAAACGCAAAAATTATTGAAAAATTAGCTTTTAAAGGTGATGAACAGCTTGGAACTCAAGGAATTTTAAATCATTCAACTATTCCACGGTTTGCTCCACTGCAGAATTCATTGGGTAAAACTTCTTGGAAAGAAAAAACATCTCAAGAAAAATTAAACGATTTAAACGAGATGTTTAATACTATTACTAAAACAACGAATGAAATGGAAACACCTGATTCTGTCGCTTTGGCTTCTGATCTTTATAATACATTACACGATACGCCTTATTCTGATACAGATGCGATACCGATTATTGAAATATTTAAACAATCAAAACCAGAAATTAAAAATATCTACAAGGTTCCTTATTTTAATAAAGCTGGCGAGAATGGTTCGGATGTAATTATGTTTTTTAAAAAGGATCCTCAAAAAATTGTGCTGAAAATTCCGCATGAAACAGAATTTTTACCTATTCAAGCTCATAGGCTTGAGTATGTTATTTTTACACGATTAAGAGTTGCTGGTGTCGTTGTTTTTGAACCATTATCTTGTTTGATTGGTGAGGGATTTTAA